The Glycine max cultivar Williams 82 chromosome 12, Glycine_max_v4.0, whole genome shotgun sequence genome window below encodes:
- the LOC100811670 gene encoding NAC transcription factor 56-like (The RefSeq protein has 1 substitution compared to this genomic sequence), whose product MESTEDSSTSSQQQPNLPPGFRFHPTDEELVVHYLKKKVDSVPLPVSIIADVDLYKFDPWELPAKASFGAEEWYFFSPRERKYPNGARPNRAATSGYWKATGADKPICSGTQKVGVKKSLVFYGGKPPKGVKTDWIMHEYRVTENKPNNRPPGCDLGHKKNSLRLDDWVLCRIYKKGNTQRSHERDDSIDDMIGEVPPSINVGHMSARFHLSRMSTSYSGALLENDRNTLEGVVIGNGSVNGISNTNNITSVISSSHQFGTSNSKAELLPFVPSNNTSNSASKRTLSSLYWNVDDHKHFNLDSNGNVSVLRTDQENNNNNNGTSGSFATLLNQLPQTPSLPQIDGLLRTPYQIQGTNWYG is encoded by the exons ATGGAGAGCACCGAAGACTCATCCACGAGTTCACAGCAACAACCGAACCTGCCACCCGGGTTTCGGTTCCACCCCACAGACGAGGAGCTCGTGGTTCATTACCTCAAGAAGAAAGTAGATTCTGTTCCTCTCCCTGTTTCAATCATCGCTGATGTTGATCTCTACAAGTTTGATCCATGGGAATTACCAG CCAAAGCATCGTTTGGGGCGGAAGAGTGGTACTTTTTCAGCCCGAGAGAAAGGAAGTACCCGAATGGCGCGAGGCCAAACAGGGCTGCAACTTCAGGGTATTGGAAAGCCACGGGGACAGATAAGCCTATATGTAGTGGAACTCAAAAGGTTGGGGTGAAGAAATCTTTGGTTTTCTATGGAGGGAAGCCACCAAAAGGGGTAAAAACCGAttggatcatgcatgagtaccGTGTTACTGAAAACAAGCCAAACAATAGGCCTCCTGGGTGTGACTTGGGCCacaagaaaaactccctaagg ctggatgattgggtgttgtGCCGAATCTACAAgaagggcaacacacaaaggtcaCATGAGAGGGACGATTCCATTGATGACATGATTGGAGAAGTACCTCCTTCCATCAACGTGGGCCACATGAGTGCGAGGTTTCACCTTTCAAGGATGTCCACGAGCTACAGTGGTGCATTGTTGGAAAATGACAGAAACACGTTAGAAGGGGTGGTTATAGGCAATGGTAGTGTGAATGGGATCAGCAATACTAATAATATTACAAGTGTCATATCATCATCTCATCAGTTTGGCACCTCAAACTCCAAGGCAGAGCTTCTTCCTTTTGTCCCTTCAAACAACACTTCTAATTCGGCCTCCAAAAGAACACTCTCATCACTCTATTGGAATGTTGATGATCACAAACACTTCAATTTGGACAGTAATGGGAATGTGAGTGTTTTGAGGACAGATcaagagaataataataataataatggtacTTCTGGCTCCTTTGCTACTCTGCTTAACCAGCTTCCACAAACACCTTCATTGCCCCAAATAGATGGGTTACTTCGGACACCGTATCAAATACAAGGGACCAATTGGTATGGTTAA